A window of the Manduca sexta isolate Smith_Timp_Sample1 unplaced genomic scaffold, JHU_Msex_v1.0 HiC_scaffold_56, whole genome shotgun sequence genome harbors these coding sequences:
- the LOC119193456 gene encoding KRR1 small subunit processome component homolog, protein MEVPEDNDEQQNSGPVENAWAMTIPKFKPEDNPHGLLEESKFATLFPKYREQYLKECWPLVQKVLKEHHIVAELDLIEGSITVKTTRKTWDPYIIIKARDLMKLLSRSVPFEQAVRVLEDEIGCDIIKINSFVRKKETFLKRRQRLIGPNGVTLKSIELLTECYVLVQGNTVSAVGPYKGLLQVRRIVEDTMKNIHPMYNIKSLMIKRELMKDPKLKNESWDRFLPKFKTKNVPRKQPKKKVKKPYTPFPPPQQESKVDKELATGEYFLKNEQKKAKRRHEKEEKQAQAKRARDEQRQKDFIPPEEKQAAPSTSEETSIDIKQLKAKMKKFSKQHKNVKKSKTDG, encoded by the coding sequence ATGGAAGTTCCGGAAGATAACGATGAACAACAAAATTCAGGTCCTGTTGAAAATGCGTGGGCTATGACAATACCGAAATTTAAACCGGAAGATAACCCACACGGCCTGCTAGAGGAAAGTAAATTTGCGACGTTATTTCCAAAATATCGAGAACAATACTTAAAAGAATGTTGGCCCCTCGTCCAAAAGGTACTAAAAGAACATCATATTGTTGCCGAGTTAGATCTTATTGAAGGAAGCATAACGGTGAAGACTACAAGAAAAACTTGGGACCCTTACATTATCATTAAGGCCAGAGATTTAATGAAACTTCTGTCACGAAGTGTTCCATTCGAACAGGCAGTGAGAGTGTTAGAAGACGAAATAGGATGtgatattataaagattaattCCTTTGTCCGTAAAAAGGAGACATTTTTGAAACGGCGCCAACGTTTGATCGGGCCAAATGGTGTTACTCTGAAGTCAATAGAACTGCTAACAGAATGCTACGTCCTTGTGCAAGGAAACACAGTGTCAGCAGTAGGACCCTATAAAGGTCTTCTTCAAGTCAGACGAATTGTTGAGGAtactatgaaaaatatacatcCTATGTATAACATTAAAAGCTTGATGATAAAACGAGAACTCATGAAAGATCCGAAATTAAAAAATGAGAGCTGGGATAGGTTTTTGCctaaatttaaaaccaagaATGTACCCCGCAAACAACCTAAAAAGAAAGTTAAGAAACCATACACTCCATTCCCTCCACCGCAACAAGAAAGTAAAGTTGATAAAGAACTTGCAACCGGTGAGTACTTCCTCAAAAACGAGCAGAAAAAGGCTAAACGGCGTCATGAGAAGGAAGAGAAGCAAGCACAAGCTAAACGGGCTCGTGATGAACAGAGGCAGAAAGATTTCATACCTCCAGAAGAAAAACAGGCTGCACCTTCTACATCAGAGGAAACTAGTATtgatattaaacaattaaaggcaaaaatgaaaaagttttcaaaacaacacaaaaatgttaaaaagagTAAAACTGATGGTTAA
- the LOC115440235 gene encoding serine--tRNA ligase, mitochondrial, giving the protein MNLLHKVLSHIIRKSFPKNPILRFSSSASIPDIDVEYYCNQSNSNEIVNNINSRKGVGDIKRVLDLYDAVTAISPTHSAYEGMQQNLYTELSKLPNRTHPNVQKFTEPQVIKEINNKKDFGNHTPLEFSEITRLLNYVRTDKLGYTCGHKSYYFLGNLAMLEEALIKYTVATLLKKKFQLVSVPDILPSSVLESCGMTINSDRTQIYSLDPHHHGPDLYLSGTAEMSLAGLLKNSIHKYDELPLKLAAVSRCFRAETSNVIEERGIYRVHQFTKVEMFIVTIPEQSEDMLEYIRSVQEELFAPLGFHMQILDMPPHELGAPAYRKYDIEAFMPGRKTFGEISSCSNCTDYQSRRLNIKYIASNKNTYVHTLNGTACAVPRTLIALLETHQDPKGKIYIPKVLQPYMDEKEYIGKNMNVPELKLVKIKR; this is encoded by the exons atgaatttattacataaagtgCTTTCCCACATAATTAGAAAATCTTTCCCGAAAAACCCGATATTAAGGTTTAGCTCATCGGCTTCTATTCCTGACATAGATGTCGAATATTACTGTAATCAAAGTAATTCTAACGAAATTGTTAAcaacataaacagtagaaaaggTGTAGGTGATATAAAACGGGTCCTAGACCTTTACGATGCAGTTACGGCAATTTCCCCAACACACAGTGCATATGAAGGTATGCAACAAAACTTGTATACAGAACTAAGTAAGTTGCCCAATCGCACCCATCCAAATGTCCAAAAGTTTACCGAACCACAAGtgataaaagaaattaataataaaaaagactttGGCAATCACACACCCTTAGAATTCAGCGAGATTACTCgccttttaaattatgtaagaaCAGATAAACTTGGATACACATGTGGTCACAAAAGTTATTACTTTTTGGGTAACCTGGCCATGTTAGAAGAGGCTTTGATAAAGTACACAGTAGCTACattgctaaaaaaaaaattccaactAGTATCTGTGCCTGATATACTTCCGAGTAGTGTCTTAGAAAGCTGTGGAATGACTATCAATAGTGATCGTACACAG ATTTATTCTTTAGACCCACATCATCATGGTCCAGATTTGTACTTATCTGGGACAGCTGAGATGTCATTAGCTGGACTGCTTAAGAATTCAATCCACAAATATGATGAGCTTCCACTTAAGTTAGCTGCTGTTAGCCGGTGTTTTCGAGCTGAAACATCTAATGTAATAGAAGAGAGGGGTATTTACAG aGTTCACCAGTTCACAAAAGTAGAAATGTTTATAGTGACTATACCAGAGCAGTCTGAAGATATGCTGGAGTACATAAGAAGTGTACAAGAGGAACTGTTTGCTCCATTGGGCTTTCATATGCAAATTCTAGATATGCCTCCACATGAACTAGGTGCTCCTGCGTATAG GAAGTATGACATTGAAGCCTTTATGCCAGGTCGTAAGACGTTTGGAGAAATATCCAGCTGTAGCAATTGTACAGACTATCAATCAAGAAgacttaacattaaatatattgcttCTAATAAAAACACCTATGTCCATACATTAAATGGTACTGCTTGTGCAGTACCAAGAACATTGATTGCATTATTGGAAACACACCAGGATCCAAAAGGAAAAATTTACATACCAAAAGTATTGCAACCTTATATGGATGAAAAAGAATATATTGGTAAAAACATGAATGTACCAGAActgaaattagtaaaaataaaacgataa
- the LOC115440245 gene encoding serine protease persephone — translation MWLMVNNIILCLLITNSIIAENVGDECTPSSSTGDGTCTLVSDCPAAIRAIKNKRFHEFQRCGFDGFQEIVCCPLTTDKFGATETSPKVAQRITDRECKTILAGTIPPLDLHILGGEEASLGEFPHMVALGFDNGGGEYRFDCGGSLISNYYVLTAAHCIDTADREPPSVVRAGVVNIGGPAWDDETDYRVAETILHPNYTRREKYHDVALLRLDRPVQFSSTLNAVCLFSSNENPTSKLTITGWGRTSNTRDIKSSKLLKADVVVVPSDKCGESYTNWRKLPHGISQEMMCAGDPKGVRDTCQGDSGGPLQLMEKDGLYRLVGVTSFGRGCGSYVPGVYTRVSNYLGWIESIVWPN, via the exons atGTGGTTAATggtgaataatataatactgtgtttattaataactaattcCATCATCGCCGAAAACG ttggtGATGAATGTACTCCAAGCTCAAGTACTGGTGATGGTACATGTACATTGGTTTCTGATTGTCCAGCAGCAATAAG ggcgatcaaaaataaaaggtttCATGAGTTCCAAAGATGTGGATTCGATGGTTTTCAAGAAATTGTATGCTGTCCTCTTACAACAGACAAATTCG GTGCAACCGAGACTTCACCAAAAGTTGCACAAAGGATTACTGACAGAG AATGCAAAACGATCCTCGCCGGCACGATACCGCCGCTAGACTTACACATACTCGGCGGTGAAGAGGCATCGCTTGGGGAATTTCCACAtatg GTGGCGCTTGGCTTCGATAATGGTGGCGGTGAATACAGATTTGACTGCGGCGGCTCCTTGATATCTAACTACTATGTGTTGACCGCGGCGCACTGCATCGATACGGCTGACAG GGAACCGCCATCTGTAGTGCGAGCGGGAGTCGTTAATATTGGGGGTCCTGCGTGGGACGACGAGACAGACTATCGTGTCGCCGAAACTATATTACACCCGAACTACACTCGTCGAGAGAAATACCATGACGTGGCGTTGTTGAG GTTAGACAGACCTGTCCAGTTTTCAAGCACTCTAAATGCTGTGTGCCTCTTCAGTTCAAACGAAAACCCGACATCTAAACTAACAATAACCGGATGGGGAAGAACAAGCAACACtc GAGACATCAAGAGTAGTAAGTTGCTGAAAGCAGATGTGGTTGTAGTTCCAAGTGACAAATGCGGTGAATCATATACCAATTGGCGGAAATTACCGCACGGAATCTCACAGGAGATGATGTGCGCGGGAGATCCGAAAGGCGTGCGTGACACGTGTCag GGCGACTCTGGCGGGCCTCTTCAGCTAATGGAGAAGGACGGTTTGTATCGGCTGGTGGGCGTGACGTCATTCGGGCGCGGCTGCGGTTCGTATGTACCAGGAGTGTACACGCGTGTCAGCAATTATCTAGGCTGGatagaaagtattgtttggcctAATTAA